A single Bacillus mesophilus DNA region contains:
- the rplI gene encoding 50S ribosomal protein L9 yields the protein MKVIFLKDVKGKGKKGEVKNVADGYAHNFLIKQGLAVEANSSTVNTLEAQKKKEQKEAEAELQEAQQLKEKLEQLTVTLTAKSGEGGRLFGSITTKQVADELQKVHKIKIDKRKMDLNEPIRSLGVTNVPVKLHTEVIATLKVHVKEL from the coding sequence ATGAAAGTAATTTTCTTAAAAGATGTTAAGGGTAAAGGTAAAAAAGGAGAAGTGAAGAATGTAGCCGATGGTTATGCTCACAACTTCTTGATTAAGCAGGGATTGGCTGTTGAGGCAAATTCTTCAACAGTTAATACTTTAGAAGCACAAAAGAAGAAGGAACAAAAAGAAGCAGAAGCTGAATTACAGGAAGCACAACAGCTTAAAGAGAAGCTAGAGCAGCTTACGGTAACTCTTACAGCGAAGTCGGGAGAAGGCGGTCGTCTATTTGGTTCAATTACCACCAAACAGGTAGCAGATGAACTTCAAAAGGTGCACAAGATTAAAATAGATAAGCGCAAAATGGATTTAAACGAACCTATTCGTTCTTTAGGAGTAACAAATGTTCCTGTTAAACTTCATACAGAAGTAATTGCTACTTTAAAAGTACATGTTAAAGAATTATAA